The Streptomyces lienomycini sequence GTACGACCACGGCTCCCAGGAAGTAGGTGCGCGGCTTCGACCCCATACCACTCTGGTTCTCTGTCTCCGCCTCCACTTCCTCCGCCGCCGTCCGGACGTCCATCCACAAGGGTTCCCAGTTGTCCTTCTCGTCCCATACATAGGGCCTCTGGAAGATCGGGATCACGCTCTGGTGGTCGTTCGCGAAGACCTTCCCCAGCTTGACGTCGCCGGCCTGCATCGCCCCTCCGGTCCCCCAGCACCTGCATGGTCATCGCAGCGTAACGGCGCGTCGCCAGATCTGATCGTCCTTCCACTAATCTTCGCTCTCAACGTCGATTGAGCTGACGGCTCTTGGACCTAGCATCATCAGCGGTCCACCCTGGCGTCCGTCAGGAGAGAGCGAAGGAGGATCGGCACTCATGTGGTTCGGAGACCCTGGGCACGTCAGCGATGTCACGATCCGGGGCGCCGCTGAGAAGGCACTTGCGGGTATGCCCGGCAGCGTGCGCGCCGCATGGACGGCAGCGTTGGAGGAGGCACGCAAGGACATCCTTGGCAGCGGCACGGTGCTGGAGTCGAAGCAGTACACAGGCACCTACGACCACCGGTACGACTCCTGGCACATGCCCGTCGAACTGGGCATCGGCATCGACGCCGTGGACGACGGCAACGCCACCGTGCGGCTCGTTCAGCACCGTGCCGGGGAATTCGACACCATCAGCCAGATCGTGTCGTACGTCAACGGCAGACGGCTGTTCCACAAGGTGACGGTGGGCGAGATTTTGCCTGCAGGGTCCCGGAACAACTACAGCCCGGAGGACTACACAGTCCAACTCCGCGAGGCAGATGACGCCTACCGCACTCTCCGGGCTGCCTTCGCAACTCCCGACAGCCGTACAGAGCGCTACCAGTATCTTCTCCAACTGACCACGTTCCTGAAGGAACAGGCGCGTGCCCTGGAGACGACCGCGCCCACCCCAACTGAGCCCCGCGCGGTATCCGACTGGTTCGCCTTGTCCCCGACCGAGTTCGAGTACGCCGTCGCCGAGTTGTGCCGCAAG is a genomic window containing:
- a CDS encoding restriction endonuclease, giving the protein MWFGDPGHVSDVTIRGAAEKALAGMPGSVRAAWTAALEEARKDILGSGTVLESKQYTGTYDHRYDSWHMPVELGIGIDAVDDGNATVRLVQHRAGEFDTISQIVSYVNGRRLFHKVTVGEILPAGSRNNYSPEDYTVQLREADDAYRTLRAAFATPDSRTERYQYLLQLTTFLKEQARALETTAPTPTEPRAVSDWFALSPTEFEYAVAELCRKDGCTRVQAIGGAGDLGADVVAYTPDGCKVVIQCKQYRGKVASPDLQRFAGTVFNVHRADVAVLVTTGTVTTPAARLAKATGIEIVHAERLDRWADGRDRPPWYHHHTLLPPESGL